The Megalops cyprinoides isolate fMegCyp1 chromosome 19, fMegCyp1.pri, whole genome shotgun sequence genome has a window encoding:
- the sdr42e2 gene encoding putative short-chain dehydrogenase/reductase family 42E member 2 produces MEVCSIKNSGPSCQVEQLASACLSEQSRSPCRLQAKGLRPWTGSANTASSAVRHRANGRVTNCRRSSNCAASRAESADLARKGAGKVLVTGGAGYFGHRLGRALASRGFDVILLDLIKPCWDTPDGAVFNQGDIRNHDSLYEVCEGVDCVFHTASYGMSGPEQLKKEQVESVNVGGTNNVINVCLERGVPRLVYTSTVNVVFAGRPIEDGDEDTVPCVPLDMHIDHYSRTKAIAEGLVLAANGRTLRDGGCLRTCVLRPSGIYGPEERRHLHRVMVNVERRLFSFSFGNRDARLNWVHVDNLVMAHVLAAEGLTLKKGCVASGQAYFINDGESVNLFEWLTPLFEKLGYSRPIIHLPVSLVYSAAILMERLHMALRPMMEIPLIFTRNEVRNIAVTHTFKIEKARRDLGFSPLKYDLADSVDQYLKTRPVRPRPQPLTLPRVLLGLLVLLVSMAALLFYSSAWERCGPTLRNNSSQP; encoded by the exons ATGGAGGTGTGCAGCATAAAGAACAGTGGTCCCTCGTGTCAGGTCGAGCAGCTGGCCAGCGCCTGCTTGTCAGAACAGAGCCGGAGCCCCTGCCGGCTCCAGGCCAAAGGTCTCCGCCCTTGGACTGGCAGCGCCAATACGGCCTCCAGCGCCGTCAGACACAGAGCTAACGGAAGGGTGACGAACTGCCGCAGGAGCTCCAATTGCGCGGCCAGCAGGGCGGAGAGCGCCGACCTCGCGAGGAAGGGGGCGGGGAAAGTACTGGTGACAGGGGGTGCTGGATACTTCGGCCACAGGCTAGGCCGTGCCCTGGCCAGCCGGGGGTTCGATGTCATTCTACTGGATCTGATCAAGCCGTGCTGGGACACCCCTGACGGAGCCGTCTTTAATCAG GGTGACATTCGCAATCATGATTCACTGTATGAAGTCTGTGAAGGTGTTGACTGTGTGTTCCACACCGCCTCCTATGGAATGTCTGGCCCCGAGCAG ctgaagaaggagcaggTGGAATCCGTCAATGTTGGTGGGACAAACAACGTCATCAATG TGTGCTTAGAGCGGGGGGTCCCCAGGCTGGTGTACACCAGCACAGTCAATGTGGTATTCGCTGGCCGACCCATCGAGGACGGGGACGAGGACACTGTGCCCTGTGTGCCTCTGGACATG cacatAGATCACTATTCCCGGACCAAGGCTATTGCTGAAGGCCTGGTGCTGGCGGCGAATGGGCGGACGCTGAGAG ACGGCGGCTGCCTTCGGACCTGCGTCTTGCGTCCCTCGGGAATCTATGGGCCGGAGGAGAGACGCCACCTGCACCGAGTGATG gTAAATGTGGAGAGGAGGTTGTTCAGTTTCAGCTTTGGTAACCGTGACGCCAGGCTGAACTGGGTTCATGTGGACAACCTGGTGATGGCCCATGTGCTGGCTGCTGAGGGCCTGACCCTGAAGAAGGGCTGTGTGGCG aGCGGACAGGCCTACTTCATCAACGACGGCGAGTCGGTCAACCTGTTTGAGTGGCTGACCCCACTG TTTGAGAAACTGGGGTACAGTCGACCCATCATCCACCTCCCAGTCTCCCTGGTCTACTCTGCAG CCATTCTGATGGAGCGTTTACACATGGCCCTGAGGCCTATGATGGAGATCCCACTGATTTTCACCAGGAACGAG GTGAGGAACATCGCGGTGACCCACACATTTAAGATTGAGAAGGCACGTCGAGATCTGGGCTTCTCCCCACTCAAGTATGACCTGGCTGACTCAGTGGACCAATACCTGAAGACCCGCCCAGTGCGGCCCCGCCCACAGCCACTGACTCTCCCCAGGGTTCTCCTGGgcctgctggtgctgctggtcAGCATGGCTGCCCTGCTGTTCTACTCCTCCGCCTGGGAGAGATGTGGCCCAACCCTCCGCAACAACAGCTCCCAACCCTGA